A stretch of the Clostridium fungisolvens genome encodes the following:
- a CDS encoding HAD family hydrolase: protein MYKNIIFDIGNVLLRFNPIEYLNSKIQQPEKVLEVHKELFQSEEWIMLDRGTITEEDAKNAIITRSINNGDLIKLSFENWYDILTPIEPSVEVLKSLKNSNYKVYFLSNFHLLAFEHILEKYDFFKLFDGGIVSYEEKLIKPEEAIYRRLIEKYDLTPEESIFIDDVEENVEGAKNLGINTILLKDPNLLKEHLKTYKINL, encoded by the coding sequence ATGTATAAAAATATTATATTTGACATAGGAAATGTACTACTGAGATTCAATCCTATTGAGTATCTAAACTCAAAAATCCAGCAGCCTGAAAAAGTTTTAGAGGTTCATAAAGAATTATTTCAGAGCGAAGAATGGATAATGCTTGATAGAGGTACCATTACAGAAGAAGACGCAAAAAATGCTATAATAACCAGGAGCATAAATAATGGAGATTTAATAAAGCTTTCCTTCGAAAATTGGTATGACATTCTTACTCCAATTGAGCCATCAGTGGAAGTCTTAAAATCACTAAAAAATTCAAATTACAAGGTTTACTTCTTATCAAATTTTCATTTACTTGCCTTTGAGCATATACTTGAAAAATATGATTTCTTCAAACTATTTGATGGTGGAATTGTGTCTTATGAAGAAAAACTTATAAAACCTGAGGAAGCTATCTACAGAAGATTAATAGAAAAATATGATCTTACCCCTGAGGAATCAATTTTTATAGATGATGTTGAAGAAAATGTTGAAGGAGCTAAAAACCTGGGTATCAACACGATCTTACTCAAAGATCCAAACCTTTTAAAGGAACATTTAAAAACTTATAAAATCAATCTATAA
- a CDS encoding IS1 family transposase — protein MLQHDVELKKFDLHTNKVLKRDFYKDRVVTACPLCGSTWHIKYGFYNGIQRYKCKVCEKTFSRTTNSLWSYSKKNTRTWLEFTELMTENKTLKFCAEKLNISIGTAFYWRHKILKALSIDSIPDSLSGVVHIGKVIVKENFKGCRDAEILAEATPRENIWVIGAKGQEDTMFIKPIFKHHWNKVAFNEKVYSKIEKNSYIAAYGDSNINSVAMRHNKSKSIKVEKEYRIKYIWPNLKKWLSIFHGVASKYLQRYLSFFILMNLDKVHDYMDLIYDRLSEGNRFIRTEEIRIMNSPF, from the coding sequence TTGCTACAGCACGATGTTGAATTGAAAAAATTTGATCTCCATACTAACAAGGTTCTAAAAAGAGATTTTTATAAAGATAGAGTTGTAACTGCGTGTCCACTTTGTGGATCAACTTGGCATATTAAATATGGCTTTTATAATGGAATTCAAAGATATAAATGCAAAGTGTGTGAAAAAACTTTTTCGCGTACAACTAATTCACTATGGAGTTATTCAAAAAAGAATACTAGAACTTGGCTGGAATTTACTGAATTAATGACGGAAAATAAAACCTTGAAATTTTGCGCAGAAAAGCTAAACATCAGTATTGGCACAGCTTTTTATTGGAGACACAAAATACTTAAGGCGTTGAGCATAGACTCAATTCCAGATAGTCTATCAGGAGTTGTACATATAGGAAAAGTTATTGTAAAAGAGAATTTTAAAGGGTGTAGAGATGCAGAAATACTAGCCGAAGCAACTCCAAGAGAGAACATTTGGGTTATTGGTGCAAAAGGACAAGAAGACACTATGTTTATAAAACCAATATTTAAGCATCACTGGAATAAGGTGGCTTTCAATGAAAAAGTTTATTCTAAAATAGAAAAAAACTCATATATTGCTGCATACGGAGACAGCAATATAAACTCAGTAGCGATGAGACATAATAAAAGTAAATCTATTAAGGTTGAGAAAGAGTATAGAATAAAATATATTTGGCCAAATTTGAAAAAATGGCTATCAATCTTCCATGGAGTGGCCTCAAAGTATCTTCAAAGATACCTTAGTTTTTTCATATTAATGAATTTGGATAAGGTACACGATTATATGGACTTGATATATGATAGATTATCTGAAGGAAATAGATTTATAAGAACTGAAGAAATAAGAATTATGAATTCACCTTTTTAA
- a CDS encoding TetR/AcrR family transcriptional regulator, producing MEEMNINKKRILQAGHELFDSRGYKSVTVKDLADKLGMSKKTIYQYFSSKEEIATAVVEESMLRLNQATDVAEYSSSDPLSVIKAIFNNLRDESMRFGPLFLNDIEKYLPELSYKYKVFKSGKREHIKNILKEAQEAGIVKDVPIDLTTEILGVCLKAIVKSDEVYKHGYSREDVINLFLNIFCNGIADSENSKA from the coding sequence ATGGAAGAGATGAATATAAATAAAAAGAGAATTTTGCAGGCGGGGCATGAGCTTTTCGATAGTAGAGGATATAAAAGTGTCACTGTAAAGGATTTAGCAGATAAATTAGGAATGAGTAAAAAAACTATATATCAATATTTCTCTAGTAAAGAGGAAATTGCAACAGCAGTAGTGGAAGAGTCTATGTTAAGACTGAATCAGGCTACAGATGTAGCGGAATATTCTAGTTCGGATCCTTTAAGTGTTATTAAAGCAATTTTTAATAATTTAAGAGATGAATCCATGAGATTTGGGCCATTATTCCTAAATGATATTGAAAAATATCTTCCAGAGTTATCATATAAATATAAAGTGTTTAAGAGTGGGAAAAGAGAACACATAAAAAATATATTAAAAGAAGCTCAAGAGGCGGGCATTGTAAAAGATGTTCCTATAGATCTAACTACAGAGATACTTGGCGTATGTTTAAAGGCAATTGTTAAGTCTGATGAAGTTTATAAACATGGCTATTCAAGAGAAGATGTAATAAATCTATTTTTAAATATTTTTTGTAATGGAATTGCAGACTCTGAAAATTCTAAAGCTTAG
- a CDS encoding phosphoenolpyruvate synthase, protein MKNYVLRFEEIDKTYLPYVGGKGANLGEMTKAGFPVPQGFCVTTYAYKTFTSKSEEMKRFFRELDKLNPDDLDQISNLGKSIRQHLNSIEMPEDIKSSILNAWRGNGSNKAYAVRSSATAEDLPTASFAGQQDTYLNICGEKELLKAIQNCWASLFTDRAISYRAKNKFDHRLVLLSVVIQEMVFPDVSGIAFTADPITGRRKTVSIDASFGLGEALVSGLVTADLYQVRYGKVIKKQISKKKLAIYSVPEGGTIQKDIPLEKQEMQALPDDRIVELASLAQKIEAHYGLEQDIEWGFVQDKFYILQSRPITSLYPLPSVSDERFHAYISFGHIQMMTDAMKPLAISLLSNVVNFIRDNPYSSENNIIIASGGRAFADITAPLLLKPSRKLLLKVSKGMDESMSAALSEVTRREEFLKLSLQRDNVLKTFRKAAPIIIPVMLRVANNLFIKNPVKARDNVNLLIEEIVRENEIKISNSKGTDRIRNIRQGMGNMMPAVLSKVPVYLIAAVLAAKALEESLNKQVGDKRSAYLLSKLNKSLPGNVTTELGLELGDIADNIRKYPEVIEYLQRASKFNFYEELVKVDGGPEFQAQFNSFLKKYGMRGSGEIDITKPRWNEDPTQLIPSIISHVRTTRPGEHREKYNQGIVEATQAEEEILMQFKSLKRIKIKRLVKLYRNLMGMREHHKFAVVKLLNIYKRAILEEARSFVQRGILEDEEDIFYLTLEEIIELEEGTFSNNIKDFIVERKKQHEVNKDKNPPRVMTSEGEIIVGKSRDVIVPEGALSGTPVSVGVIEGIARVVVRLEEAKLNPGEILVAPYTDPAWTPLFTSAVGLVTEVGGMMTHGSVVAREYGIPAVVGIEKVTEIIKDGDYIRVNGTDGFVQILKTKKR, encoded by the coding sequence ATGAAGAATTACGTATTAAGATTTGAAGAAATTGATAAAACGTACTTACCTTATGTTGGAGGAAAAGGTGCTAACTTAGGTGAAATGACTAAAGCTGGTTTTCCTGTCCCTCAAGGATTTTGTGTTACGACCTATGCTTATAAAACTTTTACTTCAAAAAGCGAAGAGATGAAAAGGTTTTTCCGCGAGCTTGACAAGCTAAATCCAGATGATTTAGATCAGATTAGTAATTTGGGGAAGAGCATACGTCAGCATTTGAATTCAATTGAAATGCCAGAAGATATAAAATCCTCTATTTTAAATGCTTGGAGAGGCAACGGAAGCAATAAAGCATATGCTGTACGTTCAAGCGCCACTGCTGAAGATTTGCCTACAGCTTCATTTGCAGGGCAACAGGATACGTATTTAAATATATGTGGAGAAAAGGAACTTCTCAAAGCAATACAAAATTGTTGGGCTTCATTATTTACAGACAGAGCAATCTCTTATCGTGCTAAGAACAAGTTTGACCATAGATTAGTGCTGCTTTCAGTTGTGATTCAAGAGATGGTTTTTCCTGATGTATCTGGTATTGCTTTTACTGCTGATCCTATTACAGGACGTAGAAAAACAGTTTCTATTGATGCGAGCTTTGGCTTAGGAGAAGCTCTGGTTTCAGGCTTAGTAACTGCTGACTTGTACCAAGTTAGATATGGGAAAGTGATAAAGAAGCAAATATCAAAAAAGAAATTAGCCATATATTCTGTGCCTGAAGGTGGAACCATACAAAAAGATATTCCACTGGAAAAACAGGAGATGCAAGCTCTACCTGATGATAGAATTGTAGAATTAGCAAGTCTTGCTCAGAAAATTGAAGCTCATTATGGCTTAGAGCAAGATATAGAATGGGGCTTTGTTCAAGATAAATTTTACATTCTTCAAAGTCGTCCTATTACATCTTTATATCCGTTGCCATCAGTTTCAGATGAAAGGTTTCATGCTTATATTTCCTTTGGACATATTCAGATGATGACTGATGCTATGAAACCATTAGCTATATCTCTTTTGAGTAATGTAGTTAACTTTATTAGAGATAATCCTTATTCTTCGGAAAATAATATTATTATAGCTTCTGGAGGACGAGCTTTTGCAGATATCACTGCGCCTCTTTTATTAAAACCTTCAAGAAAATTACTTTTGAAAGTGTCTAAAGGTATGGATGAATCAATGTCAGCGGCTCTGTCAGAGGTTACTAGACGTGAGGAGTTTCTTAAACTTTCTTTACAGAGAGATAATGTGCTTAAAACTTTTAGAAAGGCTGCACCAATAATTATACCTGTAATGTTAAGAGTAGCTAATAATTTATTTATTAAGAATCCAGTTAAGGCTAGAGATAATGTTAATTTGCTAATTGAAGAAATAGTAAGGGAAAATGAAATAAAAATATCAAATTCAAAAGGTACGGATAGAATTCGTAATATAAGGCAGGGGATGGGAAACATGATGCCTGCAGTGCTTTCAAAGGTTCCTGTTTACCTAATTGCAGCAGTTCTTGCAGCAAAAGCTTTAGAAGAAAGTCTCAATAAGCAAGTTGGAGATAAGAGAAGTGCTTATTTATTAAGTAAGTTAAATAAGTCATTGCCTGGTAATGTTACAACAGAGCTTGGGCTTGAATTGGGGGATATTGCAGACAACATAAGGAAATATCCAGAAGTAATAGAATATTTGCAAAGGGCAAGCAAATTTAATTTTTATGAGGAGCTTGTTAAAGTAGATGGAGGGCCTGAGTTTCAGGCACAATTTAATAGTTTTCTAAAAAAATATGGCATGAGAGGCTCAGGAGAGATTGATATAACAAAACCTAGATGGAATGAAGATCCTACACAACTTATTCCATCAATTATTAGTCATGTACGAACTACGAGACCAGGTGAGCATAGAGAAAAATATAATCAGGGCATTGTTGAAGCAACACAAGCTGAAGAAGAGATTCTTATGCAATTTAAATCTTTAAAAAGGATTAAAATAAAAAGATTAGTTAAATTATATCGTAACTTAATGGGCATGAGAGAACATCACAAGTTTGCAGTAGTTAAGCTATTGAATATATATAAACGTGCTATTTTAGAAGAAGCTCGAAGCTTTGTACAAAGAGGAATACTGGAAGATGAAGAAGATATATTTTATTTAACCTTGGAAGAAATCATTGAGTTAGAAGAAGGAACTTTTTCAAACAATATTAAAGACTTCATAGTGGAAAGAAAAAAACAACACGAAGTGAATAAAGATAAGAATCCCCCACGGGTTATGACAAGTGAAGGTGAAATAATTGTAGGTAAATCTAGAGATGTGATAGTTCCAGAGGGGGCTTTAAGTGGAACACCTGTATCTGTAGGTGTTATTGAAGGCATAGCAAGAGTTGTCGTTAGACTTGAGGAGGCAAAACTAAATCCTGGCGAAATATTAGTAGCGCCATATACAGATCCAGCATGGACACCTCTATTTACTTCTGCAGTTGGTCTAGTTACAGAAGTTGGTGGAATGATGACTCATGGTTCAGTAGTTGCACGTGAGTATGGCATTCCAGCTGTTGTTGGAATTGAAAAGGTTACAGAAATCATTAAAGATGGAGATTATATTAGAGTCAATGGAACAGATGGATTCGTTCAGATACTTAAAACAAAGAAAAGGTAG
- a CDS encoding oleate hydratase yields the protein MRFNFDRNLEVDKVQAYLVGGGIASLSAAVYLIRDGHVPAKNIHILEQSSITGGSMDGNGNPETGYIIRGGRMFDEEAYECIFGIMECIPSLTDPNVSIMDEFRAFNKKIHTSSKARLIDNDAKILESSKLGFNREDRLALIDILMQSEESLGTKDITSCFPESFFKTNFWYQWTTTFAFEPWHSAVEFKRYLHRFFHELPRISDLSGVRRTPYNQYDSIILPMTQWLKAQGVDFQYECLVTNLEFKSQEDKKTVVGIDYKKGNKEDRIIVEDGDFVFVTIGSLTAGASLGSMTNAPTLNDKTVGGDWELWEKIAKESPSFGKPQVFNQRVEESMWESFTVTLKDPTMVDKIVEYTGNQPGTGALMTFKDSGWFMSIVLHNQPHFLNQPDNVQAFWGYALFPYNEGDFVKKRMIDCTGEEILTELLYHLNFKEDMEKIMSTSICIPCIMPFITSQFLTRSKGDRPQVVPECSTNLAFLGQFAEIPDDVVFTVDYSARSAQMAVYKFLDLDKEVTPIYKGQYDARVLLNSAMVMMRDDNLREEIMALKSMIMK from the coding sequence ATGAGGTTTAATTTTGATAGGAATTTAGAGGTAGACAAAGTACAGGCTTATTTAGTTGGGGGAGGAATTGCATCTCTTTCTGCAGCTGTATATCTAATTAGAGATGGACACGTTCCAGCAAAGAATATCCATATACTTGAGCAAAGCAGTATAACAGGGGGAAGCATGGATGGTAATGGCAATCCTGAAACTGGTTATATAATTCGTGGTGGAAGAATGTTTGATGAAGAAGCATATGAATGTATCTTTGGAATAATGGAGTGTATTCCTTCACTAACTGATCCTAACGTTTCAATTATGGATGAGTTCAGAGCATTTAATAAAAAAATTCATACATCATCAAAGGCTAGATTAATAGATAATGATGCGAAAATATTAGAATCATCAAAGCTTGGATTTAATCGCGAGGATAGATTAGCATTAATAGATATTTTAATGCAATCAGAAGAATCATTGGGGACTAAAGATATTACATCATGTTTTCCAGAATCATTTTTCAAAACTAACTTCTGGTATCAATGGACTACAACCTTTGCATTTGAACCTTGGCATAGCGCAGTAGAATTTAAGAGATATCTTCATAGATTTTTCCATGAGCTACCAAGAATTAGCGATTTATCCGGAGTACGTCGTACACCATACAATCAATATGATTCAATAATACTACCTATGACTCAGTGGCTAAAGGCTCAAGGTGTAGATTTTCAGTATGAGTGCTTAGTTACTAACTTAGAGTTTAAATCACAAGAAGATAAAAAGACTGTTGTAGGAATTGATTATAAAAAAGGTAATAAAGAAGATAGAATAATTGTTGAAGATGGAGATTTTGTTTTTGTAACGATTGGTTCTTTAACAGCAGGAGCTAGTCTTGGTTCTATGACAAATGCTCCAACATTAAATGACAAAACTGTTGGTGGTGACTGGGAGCTTTGGGAAAAGATTGCGAAGGAATCGCCAAGTTTTGGAAAACCACAGGTCTTTAACCAAAGAGTAGAGGAGTCAATGTGGGAGTCCTTCACAGTTACCCTTAAAGATCCTACAATGGTGGATAAAATAGTAGAATATACAGGAAATCAGCCAGGTACAGGTGCCCTTATGACATTTAAGGACTCAGGTTGGTTTATGTCGATAGTTCTACACAATCAACCTCATTTTCTAAATCAGCCGGATAATGTGCAAGCTTTCTGGGGTTATGCTTTATTCCCATATAATGAAGGTGATTTTGTAAAGAAGAGAATGATAGATTGCACTGGAGAGGAAATATTAACTGAGCTTTTATATCATCTTAATTTTAAAGAAGATATGGAAAAGATTATGAGTACATCAATTTGCATCCCTTGTATAATGCCATTTATAACTAGTCAGTTTTTAACAAGATCAAAAGGTGATAGACCACAAGTAGTACCAGAATGTTCAACTAACTTAGCTTTCCTTGGACAATTTGCTGAAATACCAGATGATGTTGTGTTTACAGTAGATTACTCAGCAAGATCTGCACAAATGGCTGTTTATAAATTCTTAGACTTAGATAAGGAAGTTACTCCTATATATAAAGGGCAATATGATGCTAGAGTGCTTCTTAATTCAGCAATGGTTATGATGAGAGACGATAATTTGAGAGAAGAGATTATGGCACTTAAATCAATGATTATGAAATAG
- the dhaS gene encoding dihydroxyacetone kinase transcriptional activator DhaS codes for MSESLITKKALAVSIKELMKTIPLSKISIQEIADNCGLNRQTFYYHFRDKFDLVNWIYYTEVTESISNYRHYDNWTDGMYRTLCYLANNKSFYINALNTPGQNAFDSYFFEFSYELIMGVVNDISLGMKVSDTNKKFICDFYTHAFVGIIVQWIKAGMKESCQTLVDQVKNIVEGSMLGALSRN; via the coding sequence ATGTCAGAATCATTGATAACCAAAAAAGCTCTTGCTGTTTCTATTAAGGAATTAATGAAAACTATTCCACTATCTAAGATATCGATACAAGAAATTGCAGACAACTGCGGGTTAAACAGACAAACTTTCTATTATCATTTTAGAGATAAATTCGATCTTGTAAATTGGATCTATTATACTGAAGTCACAGAAAGTATATCAAACTACAGACATTATGATAACTGGACTGATGGTATGTATAGAACTTTATGTTATCTAGCTAATAATAAATCCTTTTATATTAACGCACTTAATACTCCTGGACAAAATGCTTTCGATAGTTATTTCTTTGAGTTTAGTTATGAATTAATAATGGGAGTTGTTAATGATATATCCCTAGGGATGAAAGTCTCTGATACCAACAAAAAATTTATCTGTGATTTTTATACCCATGCCTTTGTTGGTATAATAGTTCAATGGATTAAAGCTGGAATGAAGGAATCTTGCCAAACCTTAGTAGACCAAGTTAAAAATATAGTTGAAGGTAGTATGCTTGGAGCATTGTCTAGAAATTAA
- a CDS encoding DMT family transporter: MDKKRFYTNRRNIILLATLCCILWGSAYPSIKIGYSLFNVGANDVGSKLTFAGYRFTMAGAFVLLLSIIMKKNIFNFTKKQFGQVASLGFLQTALQYIFFYIGMSYTTGVRGAIINGTGTFISILLAHFIYKNDRLNVNKVVGCIVGFAGVIIVNLNGQSSNGASFSFKGEGFILISTFIFAISAIYGKKITQKSDPSIVTGYQLLIGGVILTALGFILGGRLQGFTLKSTSLLIYMALLSSVAFALWTELLTYNKVGLISVFNFLIPVFGTLLSAVFLGENIFDIRILIALILVCYGIFLVYKVKR, from the coding sequence ATGGATAAAAAAAGATTTTATACAAATAGAAGAAACATAATATTGCTAGCGACTCTATGCTGTATTTTATGGGGAAGTGCATATCCATCAATAAAGATTGGATATAGTTTGTTTAATGTAGGAGCTAATGATGTTGGTTCAAAGCTGACATTTGCAGGATATAGATTTACAATGGCAGGAGCCTTTGTCTTGTTATTAAGCATAATAATGAAGAAAAATATATTTAATTTTACTAAAAAACAATTTGGACAAGTTGCTTCTCTTGGTTTTTTACAAACAGCGCTTCAATATATATTTTTCTATATTGGAATGTCATACACTACAGGAGTTAGAGGGGCTATTATAAATGGAACAGGCACCTTTATAAGTATTTTATTAGCTCATTTTATTTATAAAAATGATAGGTTAAATGTTAATAAGGTAGTTGGTTGTATTGTTGGGTTTGCTGGAGTTATAATTGTAAATCTTAATGGTCAATCAAGTAATGGAGCTTCTTTTTCTTTTAAAGGAGAGGGGTTTATCTTGATTTCTACATTTATTTTTGCCATATCTGCAATATATGGTAAGAAGATAACGCAAAAATCAGATCCATCCATAGTTACAGGTTATCAGCTACTCATAGGTGGAGTTATATTGACAGCATTAGGATTTATTTTAGGAGGAAGGTTACAGGGATTTACTCTTAAGTCTACTTCTCTTCTAATATATATGGCTTTATTGTCCTCTGTGGCTTTTGCACTGTGGACGGAACTACTAACATATAATAAAGTTGGTTTAATATCGGTATTTAATTTTTTAATACCTGTATTTGGAACCTTATTATCAGCAGTATTCTTAGGTGAAAATATATTCGATATAAGAATTTTAATTGCTCTTATACTAGTATGCTATGGAATATTTTTAGTTTATAAGGTCAAAAGGTAG
- a CDS encoding DUF1284 domain-containing protein, whose amino-acid sequence MIYLRPHHGLCIHHFIGKGYSDTFISNMKNIINKLESSDTSIITLVSGGDNICSSCPNNKDDKCLSGQKPDYYDMACLELCGLNFGDTLYWEEFKKKIQTSILEPNKLKEVCINCEWLYICENLYK is encoded by the coding sequence ATGATTTACCTAAGACCCCACCATGGACTTTGTATACATCACTTTATAGGAAAAGGGTATAGTGATACCTTTATCTCTAATATGAAAAATATAATAAATAAACTAGAGAGTAGTGATACTTCTATAATCACTTTAGTATCTGGCGGAGATAATATTTGTAGTTCCTGTCCTAATAATAAAGATGATAAATGTTTATCCGGCCAAAAACCTGATTACTATGACATGGCTTGCCTTGAACTCTGTGGTTTAAATTTTGGAGACACTCTATATTGGGAAGAGTTTAAGAAAAAAATACAAACTTCAATATTGGAACCTAATAAGCTTAAAGAGGTTTGCATAAATTGCGAATGGCTTTATATTTGTGAGAATCTTTATAAGTAG
- a CDS encoding HD domain-containing phosphohydrolase encodes MSVKLKTLFISTVSFLLFLTITICLSYLIFFRFIANIENTGVNNSFRTFDSILDREEQAIKRTSLDWAHWDDTYNFMTDKNEEYIKSNLVNQSLQQLNLGFIILLDKNNKIFYEIDGDIKDRERNILIDKITNIRYRKFFNPDRIDAETGTIYAYDRLFIVSEAPITTSDEKARSNGTLIMGRYVDKDLMSYIDKTCKANISFKGLPGNGHSLSEISISRSYDNINASRNTKDINEESSILVSMSIERDAQILAINYLKVFGLLYIAAVIMILLLNNRILDKYVLKRLKVLDDFIERVRKTKDTSLRLILEGNDELSKIAGSTNNMLAELAVANNDVKEMDERFRLIMEATKDGYLDLDLAAKKLYLNKEWKQELGYSSKDESGLFYEHFSKIHPEFIEYLNDNYTNIINNNDELFDITYKMIKDTGEIIWVSERGRIVNRDSSGKPTRILSIVMDITERKKYEEEILFLSYSDKLTGLNNRAYMEKQFEELDKDKYSSYFIIMGDVNGLKLINDALGHKMGDKLIYNVSNEMKKICDYKDVISRWSGDEFIILIRDREKYYVENLIAKIKQACDSIKDFPISISIALGYAEKDDDNKESEAVMSVAEKRMYRNKLIEKKSTRNAITSSLLRTLHEKHSETEEHTMRIKNMSFKLGKRLGLSQDKLDELELLGLLHDIGKIGIPEQILLKPAKLTDEEWVIMKSHTEIGYRIAKSTLELSHIADEILSHHERYDGTGYPNGLKGEDIPLLARIINVVDSFDVMTHKREYKSAKDMNYAIEELKRCSSTQFDPYIVAEFLKLLQEDNKGGQL; translated from the coding sequence ATGAGTGTAAAATTGAAGACTTTATTTATATCTACTGTAAGCTTTTTGCTTTTTCTTACTATTACAATTTGCTTATCATATTTAATTTTTTTTAGATTTATAGCTAATATAGAAAATACAGGTGTCAATAACTCTTTTCGTACCTTTGACTCTATACTCGATAGAGAAGAGCAAGCAATTAAGAGAACGTCTTTAGACTGGGCACACTGGGATGATACATATAATTTTATGACTGATAAGAATGAAGAGTATATTAAAAGTAATCTGGTAAATCAGTCGCTGCAACAACTTAATTTGGGTTTTATAATACTTCTTGATAAAAACAATAAAATCTTCTATGAAATAGATGGTGATATTAAGGATCGAGAAAGAAATATCTTAATAGATAAAATAACTAATATAAGATATAGGAAGTTTTTTAATCCAGATAGAATAGATGCTGAAACTGGGACAATCTATGCTTATGATAGGTTGTTTATAGTGTCAGAAGCTCCAATTACCACTTCTGATGAGAAAGCTAGAAGTAATGGAACATTAATAATGGGACGCTATGTTGACAAAGATTTAATGAGCTACATAGACAAAACTTGCAAGGCTAATATATCATTTAAAGGATTACCTGGAAATGGTCATTCGTTAAGTGAAATTTCCATTAGTAGAAGTTATGACAATATAAATGCTTCTAGGAATACAAAAGATATAAACGAAGAAAGCAGTATACTCGTATCGATGTCTATTGAAAGAGATGCACAGATACTTGCAATAAATTACCTTAAGGTATTTGGTTTACTATATATAGCAGCCGTGATAATGATTTTACTTCTAAATAATCGCATTTTAGATAAATATGTTTTAAAAAGATTGAAAGTATTAGATGATTTTATTGAAAGGGTCAGAAAGACTAAAGATACAAGCTTAAGGCTTATATTAGAAGGTAACGATGAATTAAGTAAAATAGCAGGTTCTACTAATAATATGTTAGCTGAATTAGCAGTTGCTAATAATGATGTTAAGGAGATGGACGAAAGATTTAGACTTATAATGGAGGCTACTAAAGACGGATATTTAGATTTAGATTTAGCAGCTAAAAAATTATATCTAAATAAAGAGTGGAAACAAGAATTAGGATATAGTTCAAAGGATGAAAGCGGATTATTTTACGAGCATTTTTCAAAAATTCATCCAGAATTTATTGAGTACTTGAATGATAACTATACTAATATCATTAATAATAATGATGAACTTTTTGATATAACCTACAAGATGATTAAAGATACTGGAGAAATAATATGGGTTTCAGAAAGAGGTAGAATAGTAAACAGAGACAGTAGTGGGAAACCAACTAGGATTTTAAGTATAGTTATGGATATAACAGAGAGAAAAAAGTATGAAGAAGAAATTTTGTTCTTGAGTTATTCTGATAAATTAACGGGCCTAAATAATAGAGCATACATGGAAAAGCAGTTTGAAGAGCTTGATAAAGATAAATATAGCTCATATTTTATAATTATGGGTGATGTAAATGGATTAAAGCTAATAAATGATGCTTTGGGACATAAGATGGGAGACAAGCTGATATATAATGTAAGTAATGAAATGAAGAAGATTTGTGATTATAAAGATGTGATTTCCAGGTGGAGTGGAGACGAATTTATAATATTAATAAGGGATAGAGAAAAATATTATGTGGAGAATTTGATTGCAAAGATTAAACAAGCTTGTGATAGTATAAAAGATTTCCCTATAAGCATTAGCATTGCATTAGGTTATGCTGAAAAGGATGATGACAATAAAGAGTCTGAAGCAGTTATGAGTGTAGCAGAAAAAAGGATGTATAGAAATAAACTTATAGAAAAGAAAAGTACAAGAAATGCAATTACCAGTTCTTTACTTAGAACCTTGCACGAAAAACATAGTGAAACAGAAGAACATACTATGAGAATTAAGAATATGAGTTTTAAGTTAGGCAAGAGATTAGGGTTATCTCAAGATAAGCTAGATGAATTAGAACTTCTGGGTCTATTACATGATATTGGCAAGATAGGTATACCGGAGCAAATTTTATTAAAACCAGCAAAGCTTACAGATGAAGAGTGGGTGATTATGAAATCTCATACAGAGATTGGATATAGAATAGCCAAATCAACTCTTGAATTATCACATATAGCTGATGAGATTTTATCACACCATGAAAGATATGATGGCACTGGTTATCCTAATGGATTGAAGGGAGAAGATATACCATTACTTGCTAGGATTATTAATGTAGTCGATTCTTTTGATGTGATGACACATAAAAGAGAGTATAAATCGGCTAAAGATATGAACTATGCAATTGAGGAACTTAAAAGATGTTCTTCTACTCAGTTTGACCCATATATCGTTGCAGAATTTCTTAAGTTGTTACAAGAAGATAATAAGGGAGGACAGCTCTAA